One genomic segment of Halalkalicoccus tibetensis includes these proteins:
- a CDS encoding dipeptide epimerase, with product MTLETGFERVTLPLEFPFTIARGTTEETENVIVRVGDGEHIGIGGAAPSAHYGETAATVEAVLPDLLAVVEEVGDPHQLARIERRMVERVNLNPAARCAVSIALHDLVAKRLDLPLYRYWGFDPEEVVETSYTIGIDETGAMREKTATARERGYSTLKIKLGTGRDEEIIETIRDEAPDATIRVDANEAWSPREAVRKIDALAEYGVEFVEQPVPAGNPEGMRFVRERSALPIAADESCVTLDDISRVAEIADIANVKLMKCGGLREARAMFAAARAHGLETMLGCMTESNASIAAACHLAPLLDYADLDGSLLLAEDPYDGVPLSEGEIDLAGVGRGTGVSVR from the coding sequence GTGACGCTCGAAACGGGGTTCGAGCGGGTCACCCTGCCCCTGGAGTTCCCCTTCACCATCGCGCGCGGCACGACCGAGGAGACCGAGAACGTGATCGTCCGGGTGGGCGACGGCGAGCACATCGGGATCGGCGGGGCCGCCCCCTCCGCGCACTACGGCGAGACGGCCGCCACCGTCGAGGCCGTCCTGCCCGACCTCCTCGCAGTCGTCGAGGAGGTGGGCGACCCCCATCAGCTCGCACGGATCGAACGCCGAATGGTCGAGCGGGTGAACCTGAACCCCGCCGCACGGTGTGCGGTGTCGATCGCGCTGCACGACCTCGTCGCCAAGCGCCTGGATCTGCCGCTGTATCGCTATTGGGGCTTCGATCCCGAGGAGGTGGTCGAGACCTCCTACACGATCGGGATCGACGAGACGGGGGCGATGCGCGAGAAGACCGCGACCGCCCGCGAACGGGGCTACTCCACGTTGAAGATCAAGCTCGGGACGGGACGGGACGAGGAGATCATCGAGACGATCAGGGACGAGGCGCCCGACGCGACGATCCGGGTCGACGCCAACGAGGCGTGGTCGCCCCGCGAGGCCGTCCGGAAAATCGACGCACTCGCGGAGTACGGCGTGGAGTTCGTCGAGCAGCCCGTCCCCGCCGGGAACCCCGAGGGGATGCGCTTCGTCCGCGAGCGCTCGGCGCTACCGATCGCGGCCGACGAGTCCTGCGTGACGCTCGACGATATCTCCCGAGTCGCCGAGATCGCCGACATCGCGAACGTCAAGCTGATGAAATGTGGGGGCCTGCGCGAGGCCCGCGCGATGTTCGCGGCGGCCCGCGCCCACGGGTTGGAGACGATGCTCGGCTGCATGACCGAGTCGAACGCCTCGATCGCGGCGGCGTGTCACCTCGCGCCGCTGCTCGACTACGCCGACCTCGACGGCTCGCTGCTGCTCGCGGAGGACCCATACGACGGCGTCCCGCTTTCCGAGGGGGAGATCGACCTCGCGGGCGTCGGGCGCGGGACCGGCGTCTCAGTCCGGTAG
- a CDS encoding DUF1611 domain-containing protein, with protein MEVAVLAHEKFPERAKTAVGVIRYGDYDVTAVLDRERAGGQVAEYVPGAPDAPIVEGMDDVEEADALLIGIAPIGGGFEESWREDVENALSRGCDVISGLHYFLSEDPEFVELAEENDCELWDVRKPDDDLTVSQGVAKEVDAEVILTVGTDCSVGKMTVSLELARAAQEQGVDAAFIPTGQTGIMIEGWGNPIDRVVSDFTAGAVEEMILEKGDEHDYLFVEGQGTIIHPAYSAVTCGILHGAMPDQLVLCHAAGREAIHGYEEFEIPPMEEYVDLYEGLAAPVHGTEVAAGALNTVDIVDEGPARDAIDEYGSDLGVPATDPVRFGADELLEALL; from the coding sequence ATGGAAGTCGCGGTTCTCGCACACGAGAAGTTCCCGGAGCGCGCGAAAACGGCCGTCGGCGTCATCCGCTACGGCGATTACGACGTTACTGCCGTCCTCGATCGCGAGCGCGCCGGCGGGCAGGTCGCCGAGTACGTCCCCGGGGCCCCGGACGCCCCGATCGTCGAGGGGATGGACGACGTCGAGGAGGCCGACGCCCTCCTGATCGGGATCGCTCCGATCGGCGGCGGGTTCGAGGAGAGCTGGCGCGAGGACGTCGAGAACGCCCTCTCGCGGGGCTGTGACGTCATCTCGGGGCTGCACTACTTCCTCTCGGAGGACCCCGAGTTCGTCGAGCTGGCCGAGGAGAACGACTGCGAACTGTGGGACGTCCGCAAGCCCGACGACGACCTCACGGTGAGCCAGGGAGTAGCGAAGGAGGTCGACGCCGAGGTGATCCTGACGGTGGGGACGGACTGTTCGGTGGGGAAGATGACCGTCTCGCTCGAACTCGCGCGCGCCGCCCAGGAGCAGGGGGTCGACGCCGCGTTCATCCCCACCGGTCAAACGGGGATCATGATCGAGGGCTGGGGCAACCCGATCGACCGCGTCGTCTCGGACTTCACCGCGGGCGCCGTCGAGGAGATGATCCTCGAGAAGGGCGACGAGCACGACTACCTGTTCGTCGAGGGCCAGGGGACGATCATCCATCCCGCCTACTCGGCGGTCACGTGTGGAATCCTCCACGGCGCGATGCCCGACCAGCTCGTGCTCTGTCACGCCGCGGGCCGCGAGGCCATCCACGGCTACGAGGAGTTCGAGATCCCGCCGATGGAGGAGTACGTCGACCTCTACGAGGGGCTGGCCGCCCCGGTCCACGGGACGGAGGTCGCCGCGGGCGCGCTCAACACGGTCGACATCGTCGACGAGGGCCCCGCCCGCGACGCGATCGACGAGTACGGCTCGGATCTGGGCGTGCCGGCGACGGACCCGGTCCGCTTCGGGGCCGACGAGCTGCTGGAGGCGTTGTTGTGA
- a CDS encoding inorganic phosphate transporter, translated as MVMEVLALGVLVAVFVGFNIGGSSTGIAWGPAVGAGVVSKTGAAAIMTVFVFVGGWTVGRNVIDTLGEGIVPASVFTLEVSIAVLFFIGLGILVANVFGVPVPTSMTAVGSIAGVGLATGTLNWATMGRIVSWWVVTPVVAFWIGGVVGRYLYPYLDRYVKVDRSPGALLVLDRSGSLPQPALGPNTTSRELVTTVGILLICCYMAFSAGASNVANAVAPLVGSGALDVNVGIALATLAIGLGAFTIARRTMDSVGNDLTELPLLAALIVALVASTITTFLSWLGIPISLVMATVMTIVGLGWGRASRTATVGDIARGEADVELSMNALTAEAPSDVPRMGEERPEELTEGADLVNPRAVARFVSLWIIGPSFAAGLSYLFFSVVPLV; from the coding sequence ATAGTTATGGAGGTCCTCGCTCTCGGTGTCCTCGTGGCCGTCTTCGTCGGGTTCAACATCGGCGGCTCCTCGACCGGGATCGCCTGGGGGCCCGCGGTCGGCGCGGGCGTCGTCAGCAAGACCGGCGCGGCGGCGATCATGACCGTCTTCGTCTTCGTCGGCGGGTGGACGGTCGGCCGGAACGTCATCGACACGCTCGGGGAGGGGATCGTCCCCGCGTCGGTGTTCACCCTCGAGGTCTCGATCGCCGTGCTGTTCTTCATCGGGCTGGGCATCCTCGTCGCGAACGTCTTCGGGGTACCCGTGCCGACCTCGATGACCGCCGTGGGATCGATCGCCGGCGTCGGCCTCGCGACCGGGACGCTCAACTGGGCGACGATGGGTCGGATCGTCTCCTGGTGGGTCGTCACGCCCGTGGTCGCCTTCTGGATCGGCGGCGTCGTCGGGCGATACCTCTACCCGTATCTCGACCGCTACGTGAAGGTCGACCGCTCGCCGGGCGCGCTGCTCGTCCTCGATCGCTCGGGATCGCTTCCACAGCCCGCCCTCGGGCCGAACACGACGTCCCGCGAACTGGTCACGACGGTCGGGATCCTGCTCATCTGCTGTTACATGGCCTTCAGCGCGGGCGCCTCGAACGTCGCGAACGCCGTCGCGCCGCTCGTAGGCAGCGGCGCACTCGACGTGAACGTCGGGATCGCCCTCGCGACGCTCGCGATCGGGCTCGGCGCGTTCACCATCGCCCGGCGGACGATGGACTCGGTCGGCAACGACCTCACCGAACTCCCGCTGCTGGCCGCGCTGATCGTCGCGCTGGTGGCCTCGACGATCACGACGTTCCTCTCGTGGCTCGGCATCCCGATCAGCCTCGTGATGGCGACCGTGATGACGATCGTCGGGCTGGGCTGGGGGCGCGCGAGCCGGACCGCCACGGTCGGCGACATCGCCCGCGGCGAGGCCGACGTCGAGCTCTCGATGAACGCGCTGACGGCCGAAGCGCCCTCGGACGTCCCCCGGATGGGCGAGGAGCGTCCCGAGGAGCTCACCGAGGGTGCCGACCTCGTCAACCCGCGGGCGGTCGCCCGGTTCGTCTCGCTGTGGATCATCGGCCCGTCGTTCGCGGCGGGGCTGTCCTATCTCTTCTTCTCCGTCGTCCCGCTGGTCTAA
- a CDS encoding Vms1/Ankzf1 family peptidyl-tRNA hydrolase, giving the protein MLDDLLGRSELKERIAELEAERDRLEERFEAERERRREAVRDRQGAEERENRLENRISDLEGRLDRTDEEPGLDFRGVETLRGERLREVLSRLDSLRTSEEGVLTAMVDDDVPEEVEAAFGERAPLVSRASPCLAVADDAGLVSVALRAPLAPDPFSTWSDSVDLEFGWFLPEGEFAFALVRSDLFAMGEYRGHERVAFRAFESDVKGDHSKGGFSQGRFERRRDDQIAEHLGKCREAIAEAGPERLIVVGQRTLLKEFDADATRAVDATGDPEDALEEALGDFFTSRLYRL; this is encoded by the coding sequence ATGCTCGACGACCTGCTCGGCCGGAGCGAGCTCAAGGAGCGCATCGCCGAACTCGAGGCGGAACGCGACCGCCTCGAGGAGCGCTTCGAGGCCGAGCGCGAGCGCCGCCGCGAGGCCGTGCGGGACAGACAGGGGGCCGAGGAGCGCGAGAACCGCCTCGAGAACCGTATCAGCGACCTCGAGGGTCGGCTCGACCGAACCGACGAGGAGCCGGGGCTCGACTTCCGCGGCGTCGAGACGCTTCGCGGCGAGCGCCTCCGGGAGGTGCTCTCGCGGCTCGATAGCCTCCGGACGAGCGAGGAGGGCGTGCTGACGGCGATGGTCGACGACGACGTCCCCGAGGAGGTCGAGGCGGCGTTCGGCGAGCGCGCCCCGCTCGTCTCGCGGGCCAGCCCCTGTCTCGCGGTGGCCGACGACGCCGGCCTCGTGAGCGTGGCCCTTCGGGCGCCGCTCGCGCCCGACCCGTTCTCGACGTGGAGCGACAGCGTGGACCTCGAGTTCGGCTGGTTCCTCCCGGAGGGCGAGTTCGCGTTCGCGCTCGTTCGCTCGGACCTCTTCGCGATGGGGGAGTACCGGGGGCACGAGCGGGTGGCGTTTCGCGCCTTCGAGAGCGACGTCAAGGGCGACCACTCGAAGGGCGGGTTCTCGCAGGGGCGCTTCGAGCGCCGCCGGGACGACCAGATCGCGGAGCACCTCGGGAAGTGTCGCGAGGCGATCGCCGAGGCCGGCCCCGAGCGGCTGATCGTCGTCGGCCAGCGCACCCTGTTGAAGGAGTTCGACGCCGACGCGACGCGGGCGGTCGACGCGACGGGTGACCCCGAGGACGCCCTCGAAGAGGCGCTCGGTGATTTCTTCACGAGCCGCCTATATCGGCTTTAG
- a CDS encoding DUF5802 family protein translates to MFETFSRSYYVGRLFVEPYDGEHAALCREQHELVNEQLYADGSGIERLDHPLVMKLAQQHFAVHGEDGVPEHTLMVPRERIDSTDADALPAPREVLLAKADRASQLLDIVSAGRAGR, encoded by the coding sequence ATGTTTGAGACATTCTCCCGCAGCTACTACGTCGGGCGGCTGTTCGTCGAACCGTACGACGGAGAGCACGCGGCGCTGTGCCGCGAGCAACACGAGCTGGTGAACGAGCAGCTGTACGCCGACGGGTCGGGGATCGAGCGCCTCGATCACCCGCTCGTGATGAAGCTCGCCCAGCAGCACTTCGCGGTCCACGGCGAGGACGGCGTGCCCGAACACACCCTGATGGTCCCGCGCGAACGGATCGACTCCACCGACGCCGACGCGCTCCCCGCCCCCCGGGAGGTGTTGCTGGCGAAGGCCGACCGCGCCTCCCAGCTGCTCGATATCGTTTCGGCGGGACGGGCCGGAAGATAA
- a CDS encoding DUF1405 domain-containing protein: MIPRRYARYYLENAPSLLWLLLVNVLALLVGVRFYVETMPAVHTFLWPFYLDSPAALLLVTLSLTTLLANLGNPLDEVPHNRALAYLHTLAFVWLVKYGLWTALALNLGFTHYFPDLYDYWFIVITHLAFVLEAYLLPHYGRTTRGALALSLVLLLANDAFDYLLGYHPPLRYEPGLLLPVATVGLSLLSVWLASRVFDRLEPADASHSS, encoded by the coding sequence ATGATCCCGCGGCGGTACGCCCGTTACTACCTCGAGAACGCCCCGAGCCTGCTGTGGCTGCTGTTGGTGAACGTCCTCGCCCTGCTCGTCGGCGTCCGGTTCTACGTCGAGACGATGCCCGCGGTCCACACCTTCCTCTGGCCGTTCTACCTCGACTCGCCGGCCGCACTCCTCCTCGTCACGCTCTCGCTGACCACGCTGCTCGCGAACCTCGGGAACCCCCTCGACGAGGTCCCCCACAACCGTGCGCTGGCCTACCTCCACACGCTGGCGTTCGTCTGGCTCGTCAAGTACGGGCTCTGGACGGCCCTCGCGCTCAACCTCGGCTTCACCCACTACTTCCCCGACCTCTACGACTACTGGTTCATCGTGATCACGCATCTGGCGTTTGTCCTCGAGGCCTACCTGCTCCCTCACTACGGGCGGACCACTCGGGGTGCGCTCGCGCTCTCGCTCGTCCTCCTGCTCGCGAACGACGCCTTCGACTACCTGCTCGGCTACCACCCGCCGCTTCGCTACGAGCCCGGGCTTCTGCTGCCGGTCGCCACCGTCGGGCTCTCGCTGCTCTCGGTGTGGCTCGCCTCGCGGGTGTTCGATCGACTGGAGCCTGCAGATGCAAGCCATTCAAGCTGA
- a CDS encoding ArsR/SmtB family transcription factor, whose translation MDSAALLDLLGNENRRRILRLLSHKPCYVTEISDYLGVSPKAVIDHLRKLEEAGVVESRVDDKRRKYFHIARNLRLEVSVSPYGYASKSAYPASSSLDMKSSCSHLTINVAAADGGDVCDLAGELRKLEELEDELSLAQRWVQGRIADAHERISEAIGDGENSRLYAAVLSALDNGATDTGTIAEQADLPEPVAEDALSVLSDHGVIRRTDDGWALD comes from the coding sequence ATGGACTCCGCGGCGTTGCTGGATCTCCTCGGGAACGAGAACCGACGGCGGATCCTTCGGCTTCTCTCACACAAGCCCTGCTACGTCACGGAGATCTCCGACTACCTCGGCGTCAGCCCCAAGGCGGTGATCGACCACCTCCGCAAGCTCGAGGAGGCGGGGGTCGTCGAGAGCCGGGTCGACGACAAACGCCGCAAGTATTTCCACATCGCGCGCAACCTCCGGCTCGAGGTCAGCGTCTCCCCCTACGGCTACGCCTCGAAAAGCGCGTATCCCGCCAGCTCGAGCCTCGACATGAAGAGCTCCTGTAGCCATCTCACGATCAACGTCGCCGCGGCCGACGGCGGCGACGTCTGTGACCTAGCCGGCGAGCTCCGCAAGCTCGAGGAACTCGAAGACGAACTCTCGCTGGCCCAGCGGTGGGTCCAGGGCCGCATCGCCGACGCCCACGAGCGCATCAGCGAGGCGATCGGCGACGGGGAGAACAGCCGGCTGTACGCGGCGGTGCTCTCGGCGCTCGACAACGGGGCCACTGACACGGGTACGATCGCGGAGCAGGCCGACCTGCCCGAACCGGTCGCCGAGGACGCGCTGTCGGTGCTCTCGGATCACGGGGTCATCCGGCGGACCGACGACGGCTGGGCGCTCGATTAG
- the gatD gene encoding Glu-tRNA(Gln) amidotransferase subunit GatD translates to MNAGDRVRARRADTTYEGVLLPSSNEDHLVLKLDGGYNVGIDREGADVETLETDVYEIGEGSTDEESEVKFDEELPTVSLISTGGTIASTVDYRTGAVTAQFDAEDVLRAVPDLAGLANYRGRVVTNILSENMTPAVWRELAEAVHEEIENGADGVVVMHGTDTMQFSASALSFMLDTPVPVVFTGSQRSADRPSSDNVMNAVCAVEAAKSDLAEVLVCMHATGSDDRCALHRGTRVRKNHTSRRDAFETIGREPLAEIDYANREVSVRREHATRGDRELSLSPALEADVGLLKYTPGMGPEALAPYEDAAGLVIEGTGLGHVHTDWIPRIAELVESGTPVVMTSQCLEGRVCDRVYDTGRDLLEAGVIEAGDTLPGTAKVKLMWALANAGSATEAEELLRESIAGELTERSVPWN, encoded by the coding sequence ATGAACGCAGGCGACCGCGTCCGTGCGAGGCGGGCCGACACGACCTACGAGGGCGTCCTCCTGCCCTCCTCGAACGAGGACCACCTCGTCCTCAAGCTCGACGGCGGGTACAACGTCGGGATCGATCGCGAGGGAGCCGACGTCGAGACCCTCGAGACCGACGTCTACGAGATCGGCGAGGGAAGCACCGACGAGGAGTCGGAAGTCAAGTTCGACGAGGAGCTTCCTACCGTCTCGCTGATCAGTACCGGAGGCACGATCGCCTCGACGGTCGACTACCGCACCGGCGCGGTCACGGCGCAGTTCGACGCCGAGGACGTGCTCCGCGCGGTACCGGATCTGGCCGGCCTCGCGAACTACCGGGGGCGGGTGGTCACGAACATCCTCTCGGAGAACATGACCCCCGCGGTCTGGCGCGAGCTCGCGGAGGCCGTCCACGAGGAGATCGAGAACGGTGCCGACGGCGTCGTCGTCATGCACGGCACCGACACGATGCAGTTCTCCGCGTCGGCGCTCTCGTTCATGCTCGACACCCCCGTGCCGGTGGTCTTCACCGGCAGCCAGCGCTCGGCGGATCGACCCTCCTCGGACAACGTGATGAACGCGGTCTGTGCCGTCGAGGCCGCCAAAAGCGACCTCGCGGAGGTGCTCGTCTGCATGCACGCCACCGGGTCCGACGACCGCTGTGCGCTGCATCGCGGCACCCGGGTCAGGAAGAACCACACGTCTCGGCGGGACGCCTTCGAGACGATAGGGAGGGAGCCGCTCGCGGAGATCGACTACGCGAACCGTGAGGTCTCGGTCCGCCGGGAGCACGCGACGCGGGGCGATCGCGAGCTCTCGCTCTCGCCCGCCCTCGAAGCCGACGTCGGACTGCTGAAGTACACCCCCGGGATGGGTCCCGAGGCGCTCGCGCCCTACGAGGACGCGGCGGGGCTCGTGATCGAGGGCACCGGGCTGGGCCACGTCCACACCGACTGGATCCCCCGGATCGCCGAACTGGTCGAGTCGGGGACGCCGGTCGTGATGACCAGCCAGTGTCTCGAAGGACGGGTCTGTGACCGGGTCTACGACACCGGCCGAGACCTCCTCGAGGCGGGCGTGATCGAGGCCGGCGACACCCTGCCGGGTACCGCGAAGGTCAAACTCATGTGGGCGCTCGCGAACGCGGGGTCCGCTACGGAGGCCGAGGAGCTGCTGCGGGAGTCGATCGCGGGCGAGCTCACGGAACGATCCGTCCCATGGAACTGA
- a CDS encoding GNAT family N-acetyltransferase, which translates to MELREARLEDHEAVAAFTRNTWPDREAGDYLPDIYPEWIEGENHTLVAEAGGEIAGVAQCTMLSDTEAWCQGMRVHPEYRGEGVARRITHALFDWAREQGALVARSMVFSWNVPSLGLSRSIGFDPATELRWATPAPDPDVEPELRVTAEPDDAWHAWADSDARRHLTGLALDLEESWALSELTREDLRRAAEETAVFAVRDDGLRAMSYRVRDYEREGEDGTERWAEYGVGAWDDLEAARALFAAIARDAAALGADRTRVWIPETTEHVSDAAYLRAGASEEPDFVFAADLTADRTRR; encoded by the coding sequence ATGGAACTGAGGGAGGCCCGGCTGGAGGACCACGAGGCCGTCGCCGCGTTCACCAGGAACACCTGGCCCGACCGGGAGGCCGGCGACTACCTGCCCGATATCTACCCCGAGTGGATCGAGGGCGAGAACCACACCCTCGTGGCCGAGGCGGGCGGGGAGATCGCCGGTGTCGCCCAGTGTACGATGCTCTCGGACACCGAGGCGTGGTGTCAGGGGATGCGCGTCCACCCCGAGTACCGCGGCGAGGGCGTCGCCCGCCGGATCACCCACGCGCTGTTCGACTGGGCGCGCGAGCAGGGCGCGCTCGTCGCCCGGAGCATGGTGTTCTCGTGGAACGTCCCCAGCCTGGGACTCTCGCGGAGCATCGGCTTCGACCCCGCGACGGAGCTTCGCTGGGCGACGCCCGCGCCGGATCCCGATGTCGAGCCCGAGCTCAGGGTCACGGCCGAGCCGGACGACGCGTGGCACGCTTGGGCCGACAGCGACGCCCGCCGTCACCTGACGGGGCTCGCGCTCGACCTGGAGGAGTCGTGGGCGCTCTCGGAGCTCACCCGCGAGGACCTCCGCCGGGCGGCCGAGGAGACCGCGGTCTTCGCGGTGCGCGACGACGGACTCAGGGCGATGAGCTATCGGGTTCGCGACTACGAGCGCGAGGGCGAGGACGGGACCGAGCGCTGGGCCGAGTACGGGGTCGGCGCCTGGGACGACCTCGAGGCCGCCCGGGCGCTGTTCGCCGCGATCGCCCGGGACGCCGCGGCTCTCGGCGCCGATCGCACGCGGGTGTGGATCCCCGAGACGACCGAGCACGTCTCGGACGCCGCCTACCTGCGGGCCGGCGCCTCCGAGGAGCCCGACTTCGTGTTCGCGGCCGACCTCACTGCCGACCGGACCCGCCGCTGA
- a CDS encoding ubiquitin-like small modifier protein 1, whose protein sequence is MEWKLFADLAELAGGKRVAVDAGPGDTVGEALEALLDSHPALEERVLDDEGELEEHINLLRNGSNVFTQESGLDTELESGDELALFPPVSGGSGRQ, encoded by the coding sequence ATGGAGTGGAAACTGTTCGCCGATCTGGCGGAGCTGGCCGGCGGGAAGCGCGTTGCGGTCGACGCTGGGCCCGGCGACACCGTCGGGGAGGCCCTGGAGGCGCTGCTGGACTCCCATCCGGCCCTCGAGGAACGGGTGCTGGACGACGAGGGCGAGCTCGAGGAGCACATCAACCTGCTTCGCAACGGGTCGAACGTCTTCACCCAGGAGTCGGGGCTCGATACCGAGCTCGAGTCGGGCGACGAGCTCGCGCTGTTCCCCCCGGTCAGCGGCGGGTCCGGTCGGCAGTGA
- a CDS encoding TrmB family transcriptional regulator, with product MSTAALTHDHDRTEIPAEIQSASSKLVYLYLHTAGEATVEELQSSLGMKQLALFPVLETLSGEGLVDREGERYTVAA from the coding sequence ATGAGCACGGCAGCACTCACCCACGATCACGACCGAACCGAGATCCCGGCCGAGATCCAGTCGGCCAGTTCGAAGCTCGTCTACCTCTACCTGCACACCGCCGGCGAGGCGACCGTCGAGGAGCTTCAGTCCTCGCTGGGCATGAAGCAGCTCGCGCTGTTCCCGGTGCTCGAGACCCTCTCGGGTGAGGGCCTCGTCGACCGCGAGGGCGAGCGCTACACGGTCGCGGCCTGA
- a CDS encoding cation:proton antiporter regulatory subunit, translating to MDVSETDLPGVGKRFEVTLEEGGVAVVIIHNSGRRELFYRESPDADGEEMLDLTDQESRIVGSILEGAYFQPVRTKSPETMLGEGVILEWYTLAEDDPIIGQTLAEADIRERTGATIIAVERGEECVASPEADFILQTDDIVVAVGTRENQSELEALLK from the coding sequence ATGGACGTTTCGGAAACCGATCTCCCAGGGGTCGGCAAGCGCTTCGAGGTCACGCTCGAGGAGGGGGGCGTCGCCGTCGTGATCATCCACAACAGCGGCCGGCGCGAGCTCTTCTACCGGGAGTCGCCGGACGCCGACGGGGAGGAGATGCTCGACCTGACCGACCAGGAATCGCGGATCGTCGGCTCGATCCTCGAAGGGGCCTACTTCCAACCCGTTCGCACGAAATCGCCCGAAACGATGCTCGGCGAGGGCGTCATTCTCGAGTGGTACACCCTCGCCGAGGACGACCCGATCATCGGGCAGACCCTCGCGGAGGCGGACATCCGCGAGCGAACCGGCGCGACGATCATCGCCGTCGAGCGCGGCGAGGAGTGCGTCGCCAGTCCGGAGGCCGATTTCATCCTTCAGACCGACGACATCGTCGTCGCGGTCGGGACCCGCGAGAACCAGAGCGAGCTCGAGGCGCTGCTCAAGTAG
- a CDS encoding cation:proton antiporter translates to MAVENHLLDVGIMFAAVAAMGVVAKRLDQSVIPFYILIGMLLGPHVLGELGLPFVEETTFVEIGAELGIVFLLFFLGLEFNLDRLLESKERIGRAGTIDLVINFGIGLVLGYVVFDALLPAVLVAGIVYISSSAIITKSLIDLGWIANSESDPMLGTLVYEDLFIAIYLAVVSALVLGGGDVGEAVESVGIAFAFILVLLLLVYFGTAWFERALRTQSNEFFVLRAIGITVLVAGAALAAGVSEAVAAFFIGMAFSSTDYVDELEHNLEAIRDTFAAVFFFWIGLVTDPALFPAVAGLVALAVLLTTPTKLVSGYLGGRVYGLDERRSTRVGLGMVTRGEFSLIIATVAVGGAGVTLPAEMAATIQAFAVGYVLVMSILGTTLMRYSGVFEELVVARSSDEVPAD, encoded by the coding sequence ATGGCCGTCGAGAACCACCTCCTCGACGTGGGGATCATGTTCGCCGCGGTCGCCGCGATGGGCGTCGTCGCGAAGCGCCTCGACCAGTCCGTTATCCCCTTCTACATCCTGATCGGCATGCTGCTCGGCCCGCACGTCCTCGGGGAGCTCGGCCTCCCGTTCGTCGAGGAGACGACGTTCGTCGAGATCGGCGCCGAGCTCGGGATCGTCTTTCTCCTCTTCTTCCTCGGCCTGGAGTTCAATCTCGACCGGCTGCTCGAGAGCAAGGAACGGATCGGTAGAGCAGGCACCATCGACCTCGTCATCAACTTCGGGATCGGGCTCGTGTTGGGCTACGTCGTCTTCGACGCGCTCCTCCCGGCCGTCCTCGTCGCCGGGATCGTCTACATCTCCTCGTCGGCGATCATCACGAAGTCGCTGATCGACCTCGGCTGGATCGCCAACAGCGAGAGCGATCCCATGCTGGGGACGCTCGTCTACGAGGACCTCTTCATCGCGATCTACCTCGCTGTGGTCTCGGCGCTCGTGTTGGGCGGCGGCGACGTCGGCGAGGCCGTCGAGTCCGTCGGGATCGCCTTCGCGTTCATCCTCGTGCTCCTCCTGCTCGTCTACTTCGGCACCGCCTGGTTCGAGCGCGCGCTTCGCACCCAGTCCAACGAGTTCTTCGTCCTTCGGGCGATCGGAATCACCGTCCTCGTCGCGGGCGCGGCGCTCGCCGCCGGGGTCAGCGAGGCAGTCGCGGCCTTCTTCATCGGGATGGCCTTCAGCTCGACCGACTACGTCGACGAGCTCGAACACAATCTCGAGGCGATCCGCGACACCTTCGCCGCGGTCTTCTTCTTCTGGATCGGTCTCGTCACCGACCCCGCGCTCTTTCCGGCGGTCGCCGGCCTCGTCGCGCTCGCCGTCCTGCTCACGACGCCGACGAAGCTCGTCAGCGGCTACCTCGGTGGGCGGGTCTACGGCCTCGACGAACGGCGCTCGACCCGCGTCGGGCTGGGGATGGTCACCCGCGGGGAGTTCTCGCTGATCATCGCGACCGTCGCCGTCGGCGGCGCGGGCGTGACGCTCCCCGCGGAAATGGCGGCCACGATCCAGGCGTTCGCCGTCGGCTACGTCCTCGTGATGAGTATCCTCGGGACGACGCTGATGCGTTACTCCGGTGTCTTCGAGGAGCTGGTCGTTGCCCGTTCCTCGGACGAAGTCCCGGCCGACTAA